A window from Citrus sinensis cultivar Valencia sweet orange chromosome 5, DVS_A1.0, whole genome shotgun sequence encodes these proteins:
- the LOC102610377 gene encoding uncharacterized protein LOC102610377 isoform X1, producing the protein MKMEVQSVCRGLQLPKFKSSNCGFLSHQFVSPSASQFGSRSQSIRFGNAYKFLGNTFPNLKHKIEGYSAWSSKRGAILCASNSGSDTKLGFPSGENSSLPVAIFNGPEPFRGKSGSVSFCGLTHQLVEEGKLMSAPFQEDKGSFLWILAPVVLISSLILPQMFLGNVIEDFIKDNLLMEIVSSLTFESMFYVGLAIFLRITDRVQRPYLQFSPKRWGLITGLRGYLTSAFFTTGLKVVAPLFAVYVTWPVLRLPALVAVLPFLVGCAAQLAFETNLDKRGSSCWPLIPIIFEVYRLYQLSKAANFIERLMFSMKDLPRSPELLERGSAMVSMVVIFQVLGVVCLWSLLTFLLRLFPSRPVAENY; encoded by the exons ATGAAAATGGAAGTTCAATCCGTTTGTCGTGGACTTCAACTCCCGAAATTTAAATCATCGAATTGTGGTTTCCTCTCGCATCAATTT GTTTCACCTTCTGCAAGCCAGTTCGGGTCAAGAAGTCAAAGCATTCGATTTGGAAATGCATACAAAT ttttagGGAACACTTTTCCTAATTTAAAGCATAAAATTGAAGGGTATTCGGCATGGAGTTCGAAAAGAGGAGCTATATTATGTGCGTCTAATTCTGGTTCAGACACAAAATTGGGATTCCCTTCGGGTGAAAATTCTAGTTTGCCAGTTGCTATTTTTAATGGGCCGGAGCCGTTTCGTGGGAAATCGGGTTCAGTATCGTTTTGTGGACTGACTCACCAGCTGGTGGAAGAAGGAAAGTTGATGTCAGCTCCGTTCCAAGAAGACAAGGGCTCATTCCTTTGGATTTTGGCACCTGTCGTGTTGATATCGTCGTTGATTCTCCCCCAGATGTTCCTTGGCAATGTAATAGAGGATTTCATCAAGGACAATCTTCTCATGG AGATCGTGTCTTCTTTGACTTTTGAGTCCATGTTTTATGTTGGTCTTGCAATATTTCTGCGAATCACTGATCGAGTTCAGAGGCCATATTTACAATTCAGCCCAAAGAGGTGGGGTCTTATCACAGGGCTCAGGGGATACTTGACTTCTGCTTTCTTCACGACGGGCTTAAAGGTTGTTGCCCCTCTCTTTGCCGTCTATGTAACTTGGCCAGTGCTTCGACTGCCAGCCTTGGTTGCAGTGCTTCCATTTCTGGTTGGTTGTGCGGCTCAACTTGCATTTGAGACCAATCTTGACAAGCGTGGGTCGTCATGTTGGCCCTTAATTCCTATCATCTTTGAG GTATACAGACTTTATCAGTTGAGCAAAGCTGCTAATTTCATTGAGAGATTGATGTTCTCAATGAAAGATCTTCCGAGATCTCCGGAATTGCTGGAAAGAGGCAGTGCAATGGTTTCCATGGTAGTGATTTTCCAAGTCCTTGGTGTGGTTTGCCTCTGGTCATTGTTGACATTTCTTCTGAGGCTCTTTCCTTCTAGACCTGTAGCTGAGAACTATTAA
- the LOC102610377 gene encoding uncharacterized protein LOC102610377 isoform X2, translating into MKMEVQSVCRGLQLPKFKSSNCGFLSHQFVSPSASQFGSRSQSIRFGNAYKWYSAWSSKRGAILCASNSGSDTKLGFPSGENSSLPVAIFNGPEPFRGKSGSVSFCGLTHQLVEEGKLMSAPFQEDKGSFLWILAPVVLISSLILPQMFLGNVIEDFIKDNLLMEIVSSLTFESMFYVGLAIFLRITDRVQRPYLQFSPKRWGLITGLRGYLTSAFFTTGLKVVAPLFAVYVTWPVLRLPALVAVLPFLVGCAAQLAFETNLDKRGSSCWPLIPIIFEVYRLYQLSKAANFIERLMFSMKDLPRSPELLERGSAMVSMVVIFQVLGVVCLWSLLTFLLRLFPSRPVAENY; encoded by the exons ATGAAAATGGAAGTTCAATCCGTTTGTCGTGGACTTCAACTCCCGAAATTTAAATCATCGAATTGTGGTTTCCTCTCGCATCAATTT GTTTCACCTTCTGCAAGCCAGTTCGGGTCAAGAAGTCAAAGCATTCGATTTGGAAATGCATACAAAT GGTATTCGGCATGGAGTTCGAAAAGAGGAGCTATATTATGTGCGTCTAATTCTGGTTCAGACACAAAATTGGGATTCCCTTCGGGTGAAAATTCTAGTTTGCCAGTTGCTATTTTTAATGGGCCGGAGCCGTTTCGTGGGAAATCGGGTTCAGTATCGTTTTGTGGACTGACTCACCAGCTGGTGGAAGAAGGAAAGTTGATGTCAGCTCCGTTCCAAGAAGACAAGGGCTCATTCCTTTGGATTTTGGCACCTGTCGTGTTGATATCGTCGTTGATTCTCCCCCAGATGTTCCTTGGCAATGTAATAGAGGATTTCATCAAGGACAATCTTCTCATGG AGATCGTGTCTTCTTTGACTTTTGAGTCCATGTTTTATGTTGGTCTTGCAATATTTCTGCGAATCACTGATCGAGTTCAGAGGCCATATTTACAATTCAGCCCAAAGAGGTGGGGTCTTATCACAGGGCTCAGGGGATACTTGACTTCTGCTTTCTTCACGACGGGCTTAAAGGTTGTTGCCCCTCTCTTTGCCGTCTATGTAACTTGGCCAGTGCTTCGACTGCCAGCCTTGGTTGCAGTGCTTCCATTTCTGGTTGGTTGTGCGGCTCAACTTGCATTTGAGACCAATCTTGACAAGCGTGGGTCGTCATGTTGGCCCTTAATTCCTATCATCTTTGAG GTATACAGACTTTATCAGTTGAGCAAAGCTGCTAATTTCATTGAGAGATTGATGTTCTCAATGAAAGATCTTCCGAGATCTCCGGAATTGCTGGAAAGAGGCAGTGCAATGGTTTCCATGGTAGTGATTTTCCAAGTCCTTGGTGTGGTTTGCCTCTGGTCATTGTTGACATTTCTTCTGAGGCTCTTTCCTTCTAGACCTGTAGCTGAGAACTATTAA
- the LOC102610869 gene encoding octanoyltransferase LIP2p, chloroplastic isoform X2 — MVLARTFCDTMNLNTRALEEVAIRVLSTFSIKASRVEGLTGVWVGDQKLAAIGIRVSQWIAYHGLALNVTTDLTPFRWIVPCGIQNRHVGSIKGLVGESQSLTAEFRHPDDCELIDIAHNSLIKEFSEVFQLEIHNKAIPLSEHLEKNI, encoded by the exons ATGGTCCTGGCCAG GACATTCTGTGATACCATGAACTTGAATACAAG GGCACTTGAGGAGGTTGCCATTCGTGTTCTCTCAACATTCTCCATCAAGGCTTCCCGGGTCGAGGGTTTAACTGGGGTCTGGGTTG GAGATCAGAAACTGGCAGCAATAGGGATACGTGTATCTCAGTGGATTGCTTATCATGGCTTAGCATTGAATGTTACCACGGATCTAACACCCTTTCGTTGGATAGTCCCATGCGGTATACAAAATCGTCATGTTGGAAGCATAAAGGGTTTGGTAGGAGAATCTCAATCACTGACTGCAGAATTCCGTCATCCTGATGACTGCGAACTGATTGATATCGCTCACAATTCTTTGATTAAGGAGTTTTCTGAAGTTTTTCAGCTTGAAATCCACAATAAGGCCATCCCTTTGTCAGAGCATTTAGAGAAAAATATCTAA
- the LOC102610869 gene encoding octanoyltransferase LIP2p, chloroplastic isoform X1 produces MILAATSGFCSVPTCPSLDQSKKLNRGKIFCESKQVLYSKTSITHERRKTCECFDLYKELVPYNEAWSWQKNVVKEKKALIERNEDCPDTLIVLQHSPVYTMGTGGSEEYLNFDLKDPPFQVYRTERGGEVTYHGPGQLVMYPIINLRNHKMDLHWYLRALEEVAIRVLSTFSIKASRVEGLTGVWVGDQKLAAIGIRVSQWIAYHGLALNVTTDLTPFRWIVPCGIQNRHVGSIKGLVGESQSLTAEFRHPDDCELIDIAHNSLIKEFSEVFQLEIHNKAIPLSEHLEKNI; encoded by the exons atGATTCTTGCAGCAACTTCAGGTTTTTGTTCAGTCCCAACATGCCCAAGTCTTGACCAATCCAAAAAGCTAAACCGTGGCAAAATCTTCTGCGAATCAAAGCAAGTattatattccaaaacctCAATAACccatgaaagaagaaaaac GTGTGAGTGTTTTGATTTGTACAAGGAACTGGTTCCTTACAATGAAGCATGGTCATGGCAGAAAAACGtagtaaaggaaaagaaggcGTTGATTGAAAGAAATGAAGACTGCCCCGACACGCTGATTGTTCTACAGCATAGTCCTGTTTATACAATGGGTACTGGTGGCTCTGAAGAGTACcttaattttgacttaaagGACCCTCCTTTTCAAGTTTATCGAACTGAACGTGGCGGTGAAGTTACCTATCATGGTCCTGGCCAG CTAGTTATGTACCCTATTATCAATCTGCGAAATCACAAGATGGATCTTCATTGGTACCTCAGGGCACTTGAGGAGGTTGCCATTCGTGTTCTCTCAACATTCTCCATCAAGGCTTCCCGGGTCGAGGGTTTAACTGGGGTCTGGGTTG GAGATCAGAAACTGGCAGCAATAGGGATACGTGTATCTCAGTGGATTGCTTATCATGGCTTAGCATTGAATGTTACCACGGATCTAACACCCTTTCGTTGGATAGTCCCATGCGGTATACAAAATCGTCATGTTGGAAGCATAAAGGGTTTGGTAGGAGAATCTCAATCACTGACTGCAGAATTCCGTCATCCTGATGACTGCGAACTGATTGATATCGCTCACAATTCTTTGATTAAGGAGTTTTCTGAAGTTTTTCAGCTTGAAATCCACAATAAGGCCATCCCTTTGTCAGAGCATTTAGAGAAAAATATCTAA
- the LOC102611366 gene encoding uncharacterized protein LOC102611366, translating to MATTMLTLPSTSRYILPFSCSSFKTVRYLSNSGFNTGENRSVYSDPGQRKSAAPIKFKASASASDSLMITAKTEVGRGIDLSSLLANVTRAALKFLRPRPSVNPTSSSSHIQRFIERVIIDCRFFTFFAVAGSLLGYILCFLEGCFLLLESYFKFFNSLSQKANQAHIMHLVIEAIDMFLVGTALLIFGVGLYAMFVGSKNIKEKSSQIPGSNLFGLFYLKTPPKWVEMGSVSQAQSRIGHAVMMVLQVEVLEKFNSIPVVTSLDLVCFAGAALLSSACIFLLSRLSASITAS from the exons ATGGCAACCACTATGTTAACGTTGCCCTCGACCTCGAGGTACATACTTCCTTTCTCGTGTTCTTCATTTAAAACAGTGAGGTATTTGAGTAACTCCGGGTTTAATACCGGGGAGAATAGATCAGTTTACAGTGATCCTGGTCAGAGGAAATCAGCGGCGCCCATTAAGTTTAAGGCGTCCGCGTCCGCCTCAGATAGTCTTATGATCACAGCAAAGACAGAGGTTGGTCGAGGAATTGACCTGTCCTCTCTGCTTGCAAATGTTACTCGTGCTGCGCTTAAGTTCTTAAGGCCAAGGCCATCTGTGAATCCAACATCTTCCAGCTCACACATTCAGAGGTTCATTGAAAGG GTTATAATTGATTGTCGATTCTTTACATTCTTTGCTGTTGCGGGATCCTTACTCGGCTATATATTGTGTTTTCTGGAG GGttgctttcttcttttagagtcatatttcaagttctttaACTCGTTATCTCAAAAGGCAAATCAAGCACATATAATGCATCTAGTGATAGAGGCCATAG ACATGTTCTTGGTAGGGACTGCCCTCCTTATTTTTGGGGTAGGATTGTATGCCATGTTTGTGGGATCAAAGaatataaaggaaaaatctTCACAGATACctggatcaaatttatttggtCTCTTCTACTTGaag ACTCCTCCAAAATGGGTGGAAATGGGATCGGTTTCGCAAGCCCAATCAAGAATTGGGCACGCCGTGATGATGGTACTTCAAGTGGAAGTGTTAGAAAAGTTCAACAGTATACCTGTAGTAACAAGTCTGGATCTTGTTTGCTTTGCTGGAGCTGCATTACTTTCCTCAGCTTGCATATTCCTTCTCTCAAGGCTTTCTGCTAGCATCACTGCTTCGTAG
- the LOC102611658 gene encoding exocyst complex component SEC3A isoform X1, with protein MAKSSADDEELRRACEAAIEGTKQKIVMSIRVAKGRGMWGKSGKLGRNMAKPRVLALSTKAKGQRTKAFLRVLKYSTGGVLEPAKLYKLKHLSKVEVITNDPSGCTFTLGFDNLRGKSVAPPQWTMRNIDDRNRLLLCILNICKDVLGRLPKVVGIDVVEMALWAKENNPTVTTQRNQQDGPVAATVTESDLKVTVERELVSQAEEEDMEALLGTYVMGIGEAEAFSERLKRELLALEAANVHAILESEPMVDEVLQGLEAATNCVDDMDEWLSIFNVKLRHMREDIESIETRNNKLEMQSVNNKSLIEELDRLLERLRVPSEYAACLTGGSFDEARMLQNVEACEWLTGALRGLEVPNLDPIYANMRAVREKRAELEKLKTTFVRRASEFLRNYFASLVDFMISDKSYFSQRGQLKRPDHADLRYKCRTYARLLQHLKSLDKKCLGTLRKAYCSSLNLLLRREAREFANELRASTKASRNPSVWLEGSSGSGHGGHSDTSPVSDAYAKMLTIFIPLLVDESSFFAHFMCFEVPTLVPPGGVPNGNRSDDDTNDDDLGIMDIDENDSKADKNSADLATLNEALQELLNGIQEDFYAVVDWAYKIDPLRCISMHGITERYLSGQKADAAGFVRLLLGDLESRISMQFGRFVDEACHQIERNERNVRQMGVLSYIPRFATLATRMEQYIQGQSRDLVDQAYTKFVSIMFVTLEKIAQTDPKYADIFLLENYAAFQNSLYDLANVVPTLAKFYHQASEAYEQACTRHISMIIYYQFERLFQFARKIEDLMYTITPEEIPFQLGLSKMDLRKMLKSSLSGVDKSIAAMYKKLQKNLTSEELLPSLWDKCKKEFLDKYDSFAQLVAKVYPNETIPSVAEMRDLLASM; from the exons ATGGCAAAGTCGAGCGCCGATGACGAGGAGCTTCGTCGAGCTTGCGAGGCTGCAATTGAAGGCACAAAGCAGAAGATCGTCATGTCGATTCGCGTCGCTAAAGGCCGAGGGATGTGGGGAAAATCTGGCAAATTAGGTCGCAACATGGCTAAACCGAGAGTACTCGCACTCTCCA CAAAAGCCAAGGGTCAGCGGACCAAAGCTTTTCTTcgagttttaaaatattccaCTGGAGGAGTTCTTgag CCTGCAAAACTGTATAAGCTTAAGCATCTGTCAAAAGTGGAGGTTATAACTAATGACCCCAGTGGGTGTACGTTTACCCTG GGATTTGATAACCTCAGAGGCAAGAGTGTTGCTCCACCCCAGTGGACCATGCGAAACATTGATGATAG GAACCGCCTTTTGCTTTGCATTCTTAATATATGTAAAGATGTTCTTGGTCGCCTTCCCAAAGTTGTTGGTATAGATGTTGTGGAGATGGCTCTTTGGGCTAAG GAAAATAACCCTACAGTTACTACTCAAAGAAATCAGCAAGATGGGCCTGTTGCAGCTACTGTGACAGAGAGTGATTTGAAGGTGACTGTTGAAAGAGAACTTGTCTCCCAAGCAGAGGAAGAGGACATGGAAGCTCTTCTGGGAAC TTATGTCATGGGTATTGGTGAAGCAGAGGCATTTTCTGAAAGGTTGAAGCGAGAGCTTCTTGCTTTGGAAGCAGCAAATGTGCACGCCATTTTGGAAAGTGAACCAATGGTAGACGAG GTACTGCAAGGGCTTGAGGCGGCCACAAATTGTGTTGATGACATGGATGAATGGTTGAGCATCTTCAATGTAAAGCTTAGGCACATGAGAGAAGACATTGAATCG ATAGAAACCCGCAATAACAAATTGGAGATGCAATCTGTAAATAACAAATCACTTATTGAAGAGCTAGATAGACTGCTTGAACGATTGCGTGTACCTTCAGAG TATGCAGCATGTCTAACTGGAGGTTCATTTGATGAGGCACGCATGCTTCAAAATGTCGAGGCATGTGAGTGGTTAACTGGTGCGCTACGTGGTCTTGAAGTACCTAACCTGGATCCCATTTATGCAAACATGCGAGCT GTCAGAGAGAAACGGGCAgaacttgaaaaattaaagaccACATTTGTTCGGAGAGCTTCTGAATTCTTGAGGAACTACTTTGCTAGTTTGGTAGACTTCATGATAAGTGACAAGAGTTACTTTTCTCAG CGAGGACAACTGAAGAGACCTGATCATGCTGACTTGCGATATAAATGCAGGACATATGCTCGCCTTCTGCAACATTTAAAG AGTCTTGATAAGAAGTGCTTGGGTACTTTGAGGAAAGCTTATTGTAGCTCCCTGAACTTGCTTCTTCGCCGGGAG GCTCGTGAATTTGCAAATGAGCTTCGTGCAAGTACAAAAGCATCAAGAAATCCATCTGTCTGGCTTGAAGGTTCCTCGGGATCTGGTCATGGTGGACATTCAGACACTTCTCCAGTTTCTGATGCATATGCCAAAATGCTGACGATTTTTATTCCTCTCCTTGTGGACGAG AGTTCTTTCTTTGCACACTTCATGTGCTTTGAAGTTCCTACACTTGTTCCTCCAGGAGGTGTTCCTAATGGTAATAGAAGTGATGACGACACCAACGACGATGACTTGGGCATTATGGACATAGATGAGAATGACAGCAAAGCTG ATAAAAACTCAGCAGATCTAGCGACGTTAAATGAAGCTCTCCAGGAGTTGCTCAATGGCATCCAG GAAGACTTTTATGCTGTGGTGGATTGGGCGTACAAAATTGACCCTCTCCGCTGCATATCAATGCATGGGATTACAGAGCGCTATCTTTCTGGCCAGAAAGCTGATGCAGCAGGATTTGTTCGTCTGTTACTTGGTGACCTCGAGTCAAGAATATCTATGCAGTTTGGTCGT TTTGTTGATGAAGCTTGTCACCAAATCGAAAGAAATGAGCGTAACGTACGGCAGATGGGCGTCTTATCATACATCCCAAG ATTTGCAACTCTTGCTACCCGAATGGAGCAGTATATTCAGGGACAATCTAGGGATTTGGTTGATCAGGCATACACAAAATTT GTTAGCATAATGTTTGTGACTTTGGAGAAAATTGCACAAACAGATCCAAAATATgctgatatttttcttttagagaaCTACGCAGCATTTCAGAATag CTTATATGACCTAGCAAATGTTGTGCCCACTCTAGCCAAATTTTATCACCAGGCAAGCGAAGCTTATGAACAGGCTTGTACACGTCATATCAGCATGATTATATATTAT CAATTTGAGCGACTTTTCCAATTTGCAAGAAAGATCGAGGATTTGATGTACACAATCACACCAGAAGAG ATCCCTTTCCAGCTTGGATTGTCAAAAATGGATTTGCGGAAGATGTTAAAATCCAGTTTATCTGGG GTTGACAAATCTATTGCTGCCATGTATAAGAAGTTACAGAAGAACCTAACTTCAGAAGAATTATTACCTTCTTTATGGGATAAATGCAAG AAGGAGTTTCTAGACAAGTATGACAGTTTTGCACAACTTGTTGCCAAGGTGTACCCCAACGAGACCATTCCTTCTGTGGCAGAAATGAGAGATCTTTTAGCTTCCATGTAA
- the LOC102611658 gene encoding exocyst complex component SEC3A isoform X2, protein MTPVGVRLPWDLITSEARVLLHPSGPCETLMIDVLGRLPKVVGIDVVEMALWAKENNPTVTTQRNQQDGPVAATVTESDLKVTVERELVSQAEEEDMEALLGTYVMGIGEAEAFSERLKRELLALEAANVHAILESEPMVDEVLQGLEAATNCVDDMDEWLSIFNVKLRHMREDIESIETRNNKLEMQSVNNKSLIEELDRLLERLRVPSEYAACLTGGSFDEARMLQNVEACEWLTGALRGLEVPNLDPIYANMRAVREKRAELEKLKTTFVRRASEFLRNYFASLVDFMISDKSYFSQRGQLKRPDHADLRYKCRTYARLLQHLKSLDKKCLGTLRKAYCSSLNLLLRREAREFANELRASTKASRNPSVWLEGSSGSGHGGHSDTSPVSDAYAKMLTIFIPLLVDESSFFAHFMCFEVPTLVPPGGVPNGNRSDDDTNDDDLGIMDIDENDSKADKNSADLATLNEALQELLNGIQEDFYAVVDWAYKIDPLRCISMHGITERYLSGQKADAAGFVRLLLGDLESRISMQFGRFVDEACHQIERNERNVRQMGVLSYIPRFATLATRMEQYIQGQSRDLVDQAYTKFVSIMFVTLEKIAQTDPKYADIFLLENYAAFQNSLYDLANVVPTLAKFYHQASEAYEQACTRHISMIIYYQFERLFQFARKIEDLMYTITPEEIPFQLGLSKMDLRKMLKSSLSGVDKSIAAMYKKLQKNLTSEELLPSLWDKCKKEFLDKYDSFAQLVAKVYPNETIPSVAEMRDLLASM, encoded by the exons ATGACCCCAGTGGGTGTACGTTTACCCTG GGATTTGATAACCTCAGAGGCAAGAGTGTTGCTCCACCCCAGTGGACCATGCGAAACATTGATGATAG ATGTTCTTGGTCGCCTTCCCAAAGTTGTTGGTATAGATGTTGTGGAGATGGCTCTTTGGGCTAAG GAAAATAACCCTACAGTTACTACTCAAAGAAATCAGCAAGATGGGCCTGTTGCAGCTACTGTGACAGAGAGTGATTTGAAGGTGACTGTTGAAAGAGAACTTGTCTCCCAAGCAGAGGAAGAGGACATGGAAGCTCTTCTGGGAAC TTATGTCATGGGTATTGGTGAAGCAGAGGCATTTTCTGAAAGGTTGAAGCGAGAGCTTCTTGCTTTGGAAGCAGCAAATGTGCACGCCATTTTGGAAAGTGAACCAATGGTAGACGAG GTACTGCAAGGGCTTGAGGCGGCCACAAATTGTGTTGATGACATGGATGAATGGTTGAGCATCTTCAATGTAAAGCTTAGGCACATGAGAGAAGACATTGAATCG ATAGAAACCCGCAATAACAAATTGGAGATGCAATCTGTAAATAACAAATCACTTATTGAAGAGCTAGATAGACTGCTTGAACGATTGCGTGTACCTTCAGAG TATGCAGCATGTCTAACTGGAGGTTCATTTGATGAGGCACGCATGCTTCAAAATGTCGAGGCATGTGAGTGGTTAACTGGTGCGCTACGTGGTCTTGAAGTACCTAACCTGGATCCCATTTATGCAAACATGCGAGCT GTCAGAGAGAAACGGGCAgaacttgaaaaattaaagaccACATTTGTTCGGAGAGCTTCTGAATTCTTGAGGAACTACTTTGCTAGTTTGGTAGACTTCATGATAAGTGACAAGAGTTACTTTTCTCAG CGAGGACAACTGAAGAGACCTGATCATGCTGACTTGCGATATAAATGCAGGACATATGCTCGCCTTCTGCAACATTTAAAG AGTCTTGATAAGAAGTGCTTGGGTACTTTGAGGAAAGCTTATTGTAGCTCCCTGAACTTGCTTCTTCGCCGGGAG GCTCGTGAATTTGCAAATGAGCTTCGTGCAAGTACAAAAGCATCAAGAAATCCATCTGTCTGGCTTGAAGGTTCCTCGGGATCTGGTCATGGTGGACATTCAGACACTTCTCCAGTTTCTGATGCATATGCCAAAATGCTGACGATTTTTATTCCTCTCCTTGTGGACGAG AGTTCTTTCTTTGCACACTTCATGTGCTTTGAAGTTCCTACACTTGTTCCTCCAGGAGGTGTTCCTAATGGTAATAGAAGTGATGACGACACCAACGACGATGACTTGGGCATTATGGACATAGATGAGAATGACAGCAAAGCTG ATAAAAACTCAGCAGATCTAGCGACGTTAAATGAAGCTCTCCAGGAGTTGCTCAATGGCATCCAG GAAGACTTTTATGCTGTGGTGGATTGGGCGTACAAAATTGACCCTCTCCGCTGCATATCAATGCATGGGATTACAGAGCGCTATCTTTCTGGCCAGAAAGCTGATGCAGCAGGATTTGTTCGTCTGTTACTTGGTGACCTCGAGTCAAGAATATCTATGCAGTTTGGTCGT TTTGTTGATGAAGCTTGTCACCAAATCGAAAGAAATGAGCGTAACGTACGGCAGATGGGCGTCTTATCATACATCCCAAG ATTTGCAACTCTTGCTACCCGAATGGAGCAGTATATTCAGGGACAATCTAGGGATTTGGTTGATCAGGCATACACAAAATTT GTTAGCATAATGTTTGTGACTTTGGAGAAAATTGCACAAACAGATCCAAAATATgctgatatttttcttttagagaaCTACGCAGCATTTCAGAATag CTTATATGACCTAGCAAATGTTGTGCCCACTCTAGCCAAATTTTATCACCAGGCAAGCGAAGCTTATGAACAGGCTTGTACACGTCATATCAGCATGATTATATATTAT CAATTTGAGCGACTTTTCCAATTTGCAAGAAAGATCGAGGATTTGATGTACACAATCACACCAGAAGAG ATCCCTTTCCAGCTTGGATTGTCAAAAATGGATTTGCGGAAGATGTTAAAATCCAGTTTATCTGGG GTTGACAAATCTATTGCTGCCATGTATAAGAAGTTACAGAAGAACCTAACTTCAGAAGAATTATTACCTTCTTTATGGGATAAATGCAAG AAGGAGTTTCTAGACAAGTATGACAGTTTTGCACAACTTGTTGCCAAGGTGTACCCCAACGAGACCATTCCTTCTGTGGCAGAAATGAGAGATCTTTTAGCTTCCATGTAA
- the LOC102612447 gene encoding dirigent protein 21: MCQHHVAELALNALGIRYSFQRSELVGQKQNKTVEEQVTFNRKCRIKRNHSSKIPSMALSLYIQQPQIVSSDTQSSVAQISGAGAFVFHHTLTEGPEITSRSVGKAQGFIVPIEQFAHSAFNIIYLTFETPDYSGSLSVQANDVAHKENEELTVVGGTGSFAFARGHAIFSNTQRQTYHVNLRLKFPNRSHSIPG, translated from the exons ATGTGCCAACATCACGTGGCGGAACTTGCATTAAACGCCCTGGGGATCAG GTACAGCTTTCAAAGAAGTGAATTGGTTGGCCAAAAGCAAAACAAGACAGTCGAGGAGCAGGTTACTTTCAACCGGAAGTGTCGTATTAAAAG AAATCACTCCTCAAAGATTCCTTCGATGGCTCTGTCCCTGTATATTCAGCAACCCCAAATTGTAAGCTCAGACACGCAGTCATCGGTGGCACAGATTAGCGGCGCTGGAGCATTTGTTTTCCATCATACCCTTACAGAGGGACCCGAGATTACTTCTCGGTCGGTTGGAAAAGCTCAAGGTTTCATCGTGCCGATTGAACAGTTTGCCCATTCGGcattcaatattatttaccTGACGTTTGAGACTCCCGATTATTCCGGAAGTCTCAGCGTTCAGGCAAACGACGTTGCTCACAAAGAGAATGAGGAACTAACTGTGGTTGGAGGCACTGGTTCCTTTGCCTTTGCTCGTGGTCATGCTATCTTTTCCAACACTCAACGCCAAACTTACCATGTAAACCTCCGCCTCAAGTTTCCTAATCGATCTCACTCAATTCCTGGTTGA